Proteins encoded within one genomic window of Brachybacterium sp. P6-10-X1:
- a CDS encoding phage tail tip lysozyme — translation MADEHTHPGGDTGDVPMPDEEGLDGPGSGDLGSGQNEAPGTDGPSTGRALAQKGAEAGIKKASGSDMAVSAVRGAQKARKGDIVGGTQDVAASGAGALTTAAVAGTGVGAPIAGAAGSAVTTLAQTKAFRYVLVAVAALTACALVTQVIIVASVSAIIAGAIVPATGQTAVFSQTCTETSTPAAGPDQVVGSGIEEKAWNYLRGAGYTEEQTAGVMGNIQRESGFNPFIAEGSAGTPNVSSGWGLVQWTADRHAKVRDAVIAELGDRFYVAAPSMDQLPESMTQEDIDTMVLFQLRYIISELEGTEKAAGDHLAATTTVAEATESFESKYERAGVVALSERIANAEAFYEKFAGSPVPDAGGTQAQTGTDTPSATMTPEDVASATGASSGADCGGSSIAPSGQAGQVAECPSGTEGCVNIAALTKPSASLSCPDGTSDHGTTNAYYRGTGVQVRLCSLDGTSDTGGDPIIMNATIAPAFMAFWNEAKQAGIDLSFTSTYRSHAKQESLYASSPGGAARPGWSNHEFGMAFDIGGFPASYSRHNCGTTQTPENACSYPGTGAQLERWKQIRELGLKHGMYIHDEEFWHIEFIPSGLNRDRNIDTYQG, via the coding sequence ATGGCCGATGAGCACACCCACCCCGGTGGCGACACCGGGGATGTTCCCATGCCTGATGAGGAGGGGCTGGATGGGCCCGGCTCCGGCGACCTCGGATCCGGCCAGAACGAAGCTCCCGGGACCGACGGCCCCAGCACCGGCAGGGCCCTCGCCCAGAAAGGCGCCGAGGCCGGTATCAAGAAGGCCAGCGGATCCGACATGGCCGTCAGCGCCGTGCGGGGAGCGCAGAAAGCCCGCAAAGGGGACATCGTCGGCGGCACCCAGGACGTCGCAGCCTCCGGTGCCGGAGCACTGACCACCGCGGCCGTCGCCGGAACCGGGGTCGGCGCCCCCATCGCCGGTGCGGCAGGGTCCGCCGTCACCACCCTGGCCCAGACCAAAGCCTTCCGGTACGTGCTGGTCGCCGTCGCCGCCCTCACCGCCTGCGCACTGGTGACGCAGGTGATCATCGTCGCCAGCGTCTCCGCGATCATTGCCGGGGCGATCGTCCCGGCCACCGGCCAGACCGCGGTCTTCTCCCAGACCTGCACCGAGACCTCGACGCCCGCGGCCGGGCCCGATCAGGTGGTCGGCTCGGGCATCGAGGAGAAGGCCTGGAACTACCTGCGCGGCGCCGGGTACACCGAGGAGCAGACCGCCGGGGTGATGGGCAACATCCAGCGCGAGTCCGGTTTCAATCCGTTCATCGCCGAAGGTAGCGCCGGCACCCCCAACGTCAGCTCCGGGTGGGGGCTGGTGCAGTGGACCGCCGACCGGCACGCGAAGGTCCGCGACGCCGTCATCGCTGAACTCGGTGACCGGTTCTACGTTGCCGCACCGAGCATGGACCAGCTGCCCGAATCGATGACTCAAGAAGACATCGACACCATGGTGCTGTTCCAGCTGCGCTACATCATCTCCGAACTGGAAGGAACCGAGAAGGCAGCCGGAGACCATCTGGCCGCCACGACCACCGTGGCCGAGGCTACCGAATCGTTCGAGTCCAAGTACGAGCGCGCCGGGGTGGTCGCCCTGTCCGAGCGGATCGCGAACGCAGAAGCGTTCTACGAGAAGTTCGCCGGATCGCCCGTGCCCGATGCCGGCGGCACCCAGGCACAGACCGGGACGGATACGCCCTCGGCCACAATGACCCCCGAGGACGTCGCCTCAGCCACTGGAGCATCGAGCGGCGCTGACTGCGGAGGATCCTCCATCGCCCCCAGCGGGCAGGCCGGGCAGGTCGCCGAATGCCCCAGCGGCACGGAGGGCTGCGTGAACATCGCTGCGCTGACGAAGCCGTCGGCGTCCCTGTCCTGCCCCGACGGCACCAGCGACCACGGCACCACCAACGCCTATTACAGGGGCACCGGCGTCCAAGTGCGCCTGTGCTCCCTCGACGGGACCAGCGACACCGGCGGCGACCCGATCATCATGAACGCCACCATCGCCCCCGCGTTCATGGCGTTCTGGAACGAGGCGAAACAGGCTGGCATCGACCTGTCCTTCACCTCCACCTATCGTTCCCACGCCAAGCAGGAGTCGCTGTATGCGAGCTCGCCCGGCGGTGCGGCGCGGCCCGGCTGGTCCAACCACGAGTTCGGCATGGCCTTCGACATCGGCGGATTCCCGGCCTCCTATTCGCGGCACAACTGCGGCACCACGCAGACCCCGGAGAACGCTTGCTCCTACCCGGGTACCGGGGCGCAGCTCGAGCGGTGGAAGCAGATCCGTGAGCTGGGGCTGAAGCACGGCATGTACATCCACGATGAGGAGTTTTGGCACATCGAGTTCATCCCCTCCGGCCTGAACCGCGACCGCAACATCGACACCTACCAAGGATGA
- a CDS encoding FtsK/SpoIIIE domain-containing protein — translation MVQKYDKPSANFTGALLVATAVATVAAMVFGLPAGWVAVAGVLATASCHPAPVLTGPKGTPDNSREELLVFQHRIWLDIRNALLLANLWGWRFVWPGFPPRKAFFVSLAVGALVASLPLSGQVPTMVLGAAGSVVGWDAPVIEMPGWVAVSSGVLVHHVLTAASTLLQRFASRPDVTVSVASLRKLWSSPARPALLIAPLVAVAGAWAAGWGLEQLGQDEGSWRRVGMAAGTVLGLNLALGASLSRIGLARWRRVKQAEADWEPRFAEVFAAKEGTPRIVERTVAPCGAIIDVVDAPPKLMAAGLQDRAELLSAAYGDPSTRIDVLASPNLDAAGEPVAGTAHQLRARIVQWPEGSFPNLLDPDLDTVSRDLALEAAMARALDAVGVNRMVLLEATQVADLPAKVDPRLPGLTAKREQRVRARIEGLSEDADAEQIQELEASLEEPVDVPRPSPLVAVWRWLRGVPAPGFVTPEDSPLAIWHTTWAMPGIPTPPWGSVQAEHASIAAEASAVIDTESVEVDAVVERRDGYILFGDPLSEDARYTDESGLDLVKVRNVQGEIEWEQRWEQALPQGAQAPTTRFEITRDAELPQRFSREPLVLHEQLFATKTGLDAGETYIDPKGKDFEKGMRTSITAAQMVSLVGWPAEKEGQGSRHPHLFVVRWSTQPVPTTPQDVTPEDSPAPVATSGPAWVLAHLVNSAFRAAAVKLPKPEIVEAEPLTVPASSKHAWKVTIRLHGGTTLVDVRKKADAIRSQLACPWMRIQSAADGQVRLFIGDPGDGARLRRGADVEVRRVDFDQAFVDSTITNTSGAVPTLTKLERLKSNDQVEVLDFDLPPGVDAAKVRGNREKLRSNLGVELLDVRKHGASSVRLFTSEHDPLPENIGIPFDDITDSTVPFGVNALGEQMIFDLEENPHLLIVGSTGSGKSAAISTQLHGLIRAGCDVAIIDPTKGGYDFLFAKEWAIAPFAADVYQAASTLKALYGELERRKTLLGRHGEVKIGKLPEQERPPRIVVVIDEFTSLIGKSSVPPKSEDPAADHARLEVEAENNARAIVGSMVGKLAREARFVGIHLILGTQKLTSSTLDKVPGGSDLKVNLARMALGNMTQGDRMSAFRNPMEADPIAEPRIGRGLFEPLNAPHPMLMQAWYEDNETLREALTESGAETVPPQRVLDPTDPRYEVAPLEDFVDVVEETVEAAPVVEDLDLDLGEVDLGTLLADDEPTPQPELDEGISRDTEPDGAPATSSAAQELEAASAADATPTGRLVLSDLGETSWELIEALGEVLAGGEVAEVVADVHGLDAESEVGASYRELITDITDESGAQLYVPEPPAEPGEAGTDTDDGTGDGEPETSTDEQDVTVTDDHPDQADDGDPAALEADPDGDEDGFDFGFQAPPMVRGGL, via the coding sequence ATGGTTCAGAAGTACGACAAGCCCTCCGCGAACTTCACCGGCGCCCTGCTGGTGGCGACGGCGGTGGCCACGGTTGCTGCGATGGTCTTCGGCCTGCCCGCGGGGTGGGTGGCCGTCGCCGGTGTGCTGGCAACGGCGTCGTGTCATCCGGCACCGGTGCTGACCGGGCCGAAGGGCACTCCGGACAACTCCCGTGAAGAGCTGCTGGTGTTCCAGCACCGGATCTGGCTGGACATCCGTAATGCCCTGTTGCTGGCGAACCTGTGGGGATGGAGGTTCGTGTGGCCGGGGTTCCCGCCGCGCAAGGCGTTCTTCGTCTCCCTGGCGGTGGGGGCGTTGGTGGCGTCGCTGCCGCTGTCCGGGCAGGTGCCGACCATGGTGCTCGGTGCGGCCGGGTCCGTGGTGGGGTGGGATGCGCCGGTGATCGAGATGCCGGGGTGGGTCGCAGTCAGCTCCGGAGTGCTGGTCCACCACGTGCTGACGGCCGCGTCCACCCTGCTGCAGCGGTTCGCGTCCCGCCCGGACGTCACCGTCTCCGTCGCCTCGCTGCGGAAGCTGTGGTCCTCCCCCGCACGTCCGGCTCTGCTCATCGCCCCGCTGGTGGCGGTCGCCGGGGCCTGGGCTGCCGGGTGGGGACTGGAGCAGCTGGGCCAGGACGAGGGCTCCTGGCGCCGGGTCGGCATGGCCGCCGGGACCGTGCTTGGCCTGAACCTTGCGCTCGGCGCTTCCCTGTCGCGGATCGGGCTGGCCCGGTGGCGGCGGGTGAAGCAGGCCGAGGCCGACTGGGAGCCGCGGTTCGCCGAGGTGTTCGCCGCCAAGGAGGGCACGCCGCGCATCGTGGAGCGGACCGTGGCGCCGTGCGGGGCGATCATCGATGTCGTCGATGCGCCGCCGAAGCTGATGGCCGCCGGGCTCCAGGACCGGGCCGAACTGCTCTCGGCTGCCTACGGGGATCCCTCGACCCGTATCGACGTGCTGGCCAGCCCGAACCTCGACGCTGCCGGGGAGCCGGTGGCCGGGACCGCGCATCAGTTGCGGGCGCGGATCGTGCAGTGGCCCGAGGGGTCGTTTCCGAACCTGCTGGACCCCGACCTCGATACGGTCTCCCGCGATCTCGCGCTCGAGGCGGCGATGGCCCGCGCCCTGGACGCGGTCGGCGTCAACCGGATGGTGCTTCTCGAGGCGACCCAGGTGGCCGACTTGCCGGCGAAGGTCGACCCGCGACTGCCCGGTCTGACCGCGAAACGGGAGCAGCGTGTCCGGGCCCGGATCGAGGGGCTCTCCGAGGACGCGGACGCGGAGCAGATCCAGGAGCTGGAGGCCAGCCTCGAGGAGCCCGTGGACGTGCCGCGCCCCTCGCCGCTGGTGGCGGTGTGGCGGTGGTTGCGCGGCGTCCCGGCACCCGGATTCGTGACGCCGGAGGACTCGCCGCTGGCGATCTGGCACACGACCTGGGCGATGCCCGGGATCCCCACACCCCCGTGGGGGTCGGTCCAGGCCGAGCACGCGTCGATCGCGGCTGAGGCCTCCGCCGTCATCGACACCGAGAGCGTCGAGGTCGATGCCGTCGTCGAACGCCGCGACGGCTACATCCTGTTCGGAGACCCCCTGTCCGAGGACGCCCGGTACACCGATGAGTCCGGGCTCGATCTGGTCAAGGTCCGTAACGTGCAGGGCGAGATCGAGTGGGAGCAGCGGTGGGAGCAGGCCCTGCCCCAGGGTGCGCAGGCGCCGACGACCCGGTTCGAGATCACCCGCGACGCCGAACTGCCGCAGCGCTTCTCCCGCGAACCGTTGGTGCTGCATGAGCAGTTGTTCGCCACCAAGACGGGGCTCGATGCCGGGGAGACCTACATCGATCCCAAGGGCAAGGATTTCGAGAAGGGGATGCGCACCTCGATCACGGCCGCGCAGATGGTCTCGCTCGTCGGCTGGCCCGCTGAGAAGGAAGGGCAGGGTTCCCGGCATCCGCACCTGTTCGTCGTGCGCTGGTCGACCCAGCCGGTCCCCACCACTCCGCAGGACGTTACCCCCGAGGACAGCCCGGCTCCGGTGGCGACCAGCGGACCGGCGTGGGTGCTCGCCCATCTGGTCAACTCCGCGTTCCGGGCCGCCGCGGTCAAGCTGCCGAAGCCGGAGATTGTCGAGGCCGAGCCGCTGACCGTCCCGGCCTCCTCGAAGCATGCCTGGAAGGTCACGATCCGCCTGCACGGCGGCACCACGCTGGTGGATGTGCGCAAGAAGGCCGACGCGATCCGCTCCCAACTGGCCTGCCCCTGGATGCGGATCCAGTCCGCCGCCGACGGCCAGGTGAGGCTGTTCATCGGCGACCCCGGTGACGGGGCGCGGCTGCGGCGCGGCGCGGACGTGGAGGTCCGCCGTGTCGACTTCGACCAGGCGTTCGTCGATTCGACCATCACCAACACCTCCGGCGCCGTCCCGACCCTGACGAAACTCGAGCGGCTCAAGTCCAACGACCAGGTGGAGGTCCTCGACTTCGACCTGCCGCCGGGTGTGGATGCGGCGAAGGTCCGCGGCAACCGCGAGAAGCTCCGCTCCAACCTGGGTGTGGAGCTCCTGGACGTGCGCAAGCACGGCGCATCCTCGGTGCGGCTGTTCACCTCCGAGCACGACCCCCTGCCCGAGAATATCGGCATCCCCTTCGACGACATCACCGACAGCACGGTCCCGTTCGGCGTGAACGCCCTCGGTGAGCAGATGATCTTCGACCTCGAAGAGAACCCGCACCTGCTGATCGTCGGCAGCACGGGCAGCGGCAAGTCCGCCGCGATCTCCACGCAGCTGCATGGTCTGATCCGGGCCGGCTGCGATGTGGCGATCATCGATCCCACCAAGGGCGGGTACGACTTCCTGTTCGCGAAGGAGTGGGCGATCGCGCCATTCGCCGCCGACGTGTACCAGGCCGCCTCCACCCTCAAAGCTCTCTACGGGGAGCTAGAACGCCGCAAGACCCTGCTCGGACGGCACGGCGAGGTCAAGATCGGGAAGCTGCCCGAGCAGGAGCGGCCGCCGCGGATCGTGGTGGTGATCGACGAGTTCACCTCCCTGATCGGCAAATCCTCGGTGCCGCCGAAGTCGGAGGACCCGGCCGCTGACCACGCCCGGCTGGAGGTCGAGGCGGAGAACAATGCCCGCGCGATCGTCGGCAGCATGGTCGGCAAGCTCGCCCGGGAGGCCCGGTTCGTCGGCATCCACCTGATCCTGGGCACCCAGAAGCTCACCTCATCGACACTGGACAAGGTGCCCGGGGGGTCCGACCTCAAGGTGAACCTGGCGCGGATGGCGTTGGGCAACATGACCCAGGGCGATCGGATGAGCGCGTTCCGCAACCCCATGGAGGCCGACCCGATCGCCGAGCCCCGCATCGGCCGGGGCCTGTTCGAGCCGCTGAATGCTCCCCACCCGATGCTGATGCAGGCCTGGTACGAGGACAACGAAACGCTGCGCGAGGCGCTCACCGAGTCCGGCGCCGAGACGGTGCCACCCCAGCGGGTACTCGACCCGACCGATCCGCGCTACGAGGTCGCGCCGCTGGAGGACTTCGTCGACGTCGTCGAAGAGACCGTCGAGGCGGCCCCGGTCGTCGAGGACCTCGACCTGGACCTGGGCGAGGTCGACCTCGGAACACTGCTCGCCGATGACGAACCGACCCCGCAACCCGAGCTGGACGAGGGGATCAGCCGCGACACCGAACCCGACGGTGCGCCGGCCACTTCCTCGGCTGCGCAGGAACTCGAGGCCGCCTCGGCGGCGGACGCTACGCCGACGGGCCGTCTCGTCCTGTCCGACCTGGGCGAGACCTCGTGGGAGCTGATCGAGGCGCTGGGCGAGGTCCTGGCTGGGGGGGAGGTTGCCGAGGTGGTGGCTGACGTCCATGGGCTGGATGCCGAATCGGAGGTCGGCGCCTCCTACCGCGAGCTGATCACAGACATCACCGATGAGTCCGGGGCGCAGCTGTACGTCCCCGAGCCGCCCGCCGAGCCGGGTGAGGCAGGCACGGACACTGACGACGGCACGGGTGACGGTGAGCCGGAGACCTCGACCGACGAGCAGGATGTCACGGTCACGGACGACCACCCGGACCAGGCAGACGACGGGGACCCGGCTGCGCTCGAGGCCGACCCGGATGGGGACGAGGACGGGTTCGACTTCGGGTTCCAGGCTCCGCCGATGGTGCGCGGCGGCCTCTGA
- a CDS encoding nuclease-related domain-containing protein, with the protein MSGTVYGIAGGSVEDLGTDAAKTGRAGEESTGRVLDRITVESQRDVWHDLDVPARGVKANIDHIVTGGTVALIIDAKRWRPGFYWTLDGTSFRWLSKVEHADRATMAMIQQRIAAHIPRALVRRPVVSVEASRDGWLSVTFLHIPGADAIRAQALLRRIRSRVPDEPTDPDLTAALYPLLRSS; encoded by the coding sequence GTGAGCGGCACCGTCTACGGCATCGCCGGCGGGTCCGTCGAGGACCTCGGTACCGATGCCGCGAAGACCGGTCGCGCCGGCGAGGAGTCCACGGGCCGGGTGCTGGATCGGATCACGGTCGAGTCGCAGCGGGACGTGTGGCACGACCTGGATGTCCCCGCCCGCGGGGTCAAGGCGAACATCGACCACATCGTCACCGGCGGCACGGTCGCCCTGATCATCGACGCGAAACGGTGGCGGCCGGGCTTCTACTGGACGCTGGATGGGACCTCGTTCCGCTGGCTGTCGAAGGTCGAGCACGCTGACCGGGCCACGATGGCGATGATCCAGCAGCGCATCGCCGCGCATATCCCGCGCGCCCTGGTCAGACGGCCCGTGGTGTCGGTCGAAGCCTCCCGTGACGGGTGGCTGTCTGTCACCTTCTTGCACATTCCCGGAGCTGACGCGATCCGCGCGCAGGCACTGCTCCGGCGGATCCGATCCCGGGTGCCGGATGAGCCCACCGACCCGGACCTCACCGCCGCCCTGTACCCGCTGCTGCGCTCGAGCTGA
- a CDS encoding multicopper oxidase family protein, which yields MKSISRRTMFTGGLGAAALTLAACGDRTAPTQVGGFAPPPALTPNAGQNVVTQTLTAAGTTVDLGGKTLPTWAYGESLPGPLIRATAGDLLRITLENRLPETSTIHWHGIRLHNAADGVPGMTQDPVEPDTSFTYEFVAPDPGTYFLHSHVGLQLDRGLYAPLIIDDPDEPGDYDAEWIVTLDDWIDGTGQTPDEILAALTSAGPSDGGGMDHGGMPMSDEPADGEAGSMDHGGMPMGEKPWGDAGDVAYPHFLLNGRVPEAPEIFEAKPGQRVRIRLINASADTIFALALGDHDLSVTHSDGFPVEPVTAKALYLGMGERYDVVVTVKDGTFPLVARPVGKTSGGQGLAVLKTGAGDVPAPDVQVPELDGEVLIGSTLEPAETARLEDRAVDTELELAFQGSMRPYQWAINGAPYGQNTPLSIREGQRVRIIATNQTMMSHPLHIHGHTFALPSGLRKDTLMLAPMESFALDFDADNPGRWAAHCHNTYHQEVGMMTGIDYAS from the coding sequence GTGAAGAGCATCTCCCGCCGCACCATGTTCACCGGAGGCCTCGGCGCGGCAGCGCTCACGCTCGCGGCATGCGGCGACCGCACCGCTCCGACCCAAGTTGGAGGCTTCGCCCCGCCTCCTGCACTGACTCCGAACGCCGGTCAGAACGTCGTCACCCAGACCCTCACCGCGGCTGGGACGACTGTGGATCTGGGAGGGAAGACCCTACCGACCTGGGCGTACGGGGAGAGCCTCCCCGGGCCGCTGATCCGCGCCACCGCAGGCGACCTGCTGCGCATCACGCTCGAGAACCGCCTGCCCGAGACCTCCACGATCCACTGGCACGGCATCCGACTGCATAACGCCGCCGACGGGGTGCCCGGGATGACCCAGGACCCGGTCGAACCGGATACCTCCTTCACCTACGAATTCGTCGCCCCCGACCCCGGCACCTACTTCCTCCACTCCCACGTCGGCCTGCAGCTCGACCGCGGGCTCTACGCCCCGCTGATCATCGACGACCCCGACGAACCCGGAGACTACGACGCGGAATGGATCGTGACCCTCGATGACTGGATCGATGGAACCGGGCAGACCCCCGATGAGATCCTGGCCGCGCTGACCAGCGCCGGGCCCTCGGATGGCGGCGGTATGGACCACGGCGGCATGCCCATGAGCGACGAACCCGCCGACGGTGAGGCCGGGAGCATGGACCACGGCGGTATGCCGATGGGCGAGAAGCCTTGGGGTGACGCCGGTGACGTGGCCTACCCCCACTTCCTCCTCAACGGACGGGTTCCCGAAGCACCGGAGATCTTCGAGGCGAAGCCCGGCCAGCGCGTGCGCATCCGCCTGATCAACGCCTCCGCCGACACCATCTTCGCCCTCGCGCTCGGAGACCACGATCTTTCCGTCACCCACTCGGACGGGTTCCCCGTCGAGCCAGTCACCGCCAAGGCGCTCTACCTCGGCATGGGCGAACGATACGACGTGGTGGTCACCGTGAAGGACGGCACGTTCCCCCTGGTGGCCCGGCCCGTCGGGAAGACCAGCGGCGGCCAGGGACTCGCGGTGCTGAAAACTGGTGCCGGGGATGTGCCCGCTCCGGACGTCCAGGTACCGGAACTCGACGGGGAGGTCCTCATCGGATCCACCCTGGAACCGGCCGAGACCGCACGACTCGAGGACCGCGCCGTCGACACCGAGCTCGAGCTCGCATTCCAAGGCTCGATGCGGCCGTACCAGTGGGCCATCAACGGAGCGCCCTACGGGCAGAACACTCCGCTCAGCATCCGCGAGGGACAGCGGGTACGAATCATCGCGACCAACCAGACGATGATGAGCCACCCCCTGCACATCCACGGCCACACCTTCGCCCTGCCGTCGGGACTTCGGAAGGACACCCTGATGTTGGCGCCCATGGAATCGTTCGCCCTCGACTTCGATGCAGACAATCCAGGCCGCTGGGCAGCGCACTGCCACAACACGTACCACCAGGAGGTCGGCATGATGACCGGCATCGACTACGCCTCCTGA
- a CDS encoding SHOCT domain-containing protein, which produces MIPTDAMSWLMWTMVAGLLVLLWASALLLSRLVLPGRPRRPRDENEAIGELSLRLARGEISVDEFEQRRQLVLDAFRH; this is translated from the coding sequence ATGATCCCGACCGATGCAATGTCGTGGCTGATGTGGACGATGGTCGCAGGTCTCCTCGTTCTCCTTTGGGCCTCGGCACTGCTGCTGTCACGCCTTGTGCTGCCCGGGCGTCCTCGACGCCCTCGGGACGAGAACGAGGCGATCGGAGAACTCTCCCTGCGTCTGGCTCGAGGAGAGATCTCGGTCGACGAGTTCGAACAACGGCGACAACTGGTCCTGGACGCCTTTCGACACTGA
- a CDS encoding response regulator transcription factor produces the protein MSSEADRAAAMVLVVEDETALSDVVQAYLAKAGYATLSARSGPEAVELARTMAPDVIILDLGLPGLDGLEVMRRIRAFSDCYVLITTARTEEVDRLVGLSVGADDYLTKPFSVRELVARVQAVLRRPRVESGTVSSMTVRTFGELEIDTTAQEVRLSGRAIPLTPTERGLLMTLAHRPGQAFSRRQLMEAVWGDSWIGDDHLVDVHIANLRRKLDESAESARFVATVRGIGYRMGKG, from the coding sequence ATGAGCAGTGAAGCGGATCGAGCCGCAGCGATGGTTCTCGTCGTCGAGGACGAAACCGCACTGTCGGACGTGGTCCAGGCGTACCTGGCGAAGGCCGGCTACGCCACTTTGAGCGCGCGGAGCGGTCCGGAGGCGGTGGAGCTGGCCCGCACCATGGCGCCGGACGTGATCATCCTCGATCTCGGGTTGCCGGGACTCGACGGTCTGGAGGTGATGCGGAGGATCCGCGCGTTCTCCGACTGCTACGTGCTGATCACGACGGCGCGGACCGAGGAGGTAGATCGACTTGTCGGACTGTCGGTGGGCGCGGATGACTACCTCACCAAGCCGTTCAGCGTGCGTGAGCTCGTCGCCCGGGTCCAGGCCGTACTGCGCCGGCCTCGCGTCGAATCCGGGACTGTGTCTTCGATGACGGTGCGCACGTTCGGAGAGCTCGAGATCGACACGACCGCGCAGGAGGTGCGCCTCTCCGGCCGGGCGATCCCGCTAACCCCCACCGAGAGGGGGCTCCTGATGACGTTGGCGCACCGTCCCGGCCAGGCCTTCAGTCGCAGACAGCTGATGGAGGCCGTCTGGGGCGACAGCTGGATCGGAGATGACCATCTCGTCGATGTGCACATCGCCAACCTCCGACGAAAGCTCGACGAGTCGGCGGAGTCCGCACGGTTCGTGGCCACGGTGCGCGGTATCGGATACCGGATGGGAAAGGGATGA